In the Flagellimonas sp. MMG031 genome, one interval contains:
- a CDS encoding glycerophosphodiester phosphodiesterase family protein, protein MKKTCIAALGAILLLTSCEMKKKPLVIGHRGAMGHETENTLASVQKALDLGVDMIEIDVFKISSGEVVVFHDERVDRLANAGGNIEEYNIADLRQLILDGGHKIPMLQEVLRLINNQVVLNIELKGDDTADKVNHIVNYYIEKEGWSPENFVISSFKWDELRTMREKNKDIQIAVLTEDDPIEAMQVAKELNAVAINPYFKQLTQENTAAMQAAGYKVYTWTVNEPADIQKMMEFGVDGIITNFPERVN, encoded by the coding sequence ATGAAGAAAACCTGTATTGCAGCTCTCGGAGCTATCTTGCTTTTAACCAGTTGTGAAATGAAGAAAAAACCATTGGTGATAGGTCACCGAGGAGCCATGGGGCATGAGACCGAGAATACATTGGCATCGGTACAAAAAGCCTTGGATTTGGGCGTAGATATGATCGAGATTGACGTTTTCAAAATAAGCAGTGGGGAAGTCGTTGTTTTCCATGATGAAAGAGTGGACAGACTTGCCAATGCAGGGGGCAATATCGAGGAATACAATATTGCCGACCTTCGACAGCTCATTTTGGATGGTGGACACAAGATTCCAATGTTACAGGAGGTTTTGAGATTGATCAACAACCAAGTAGTGCTGAATATCGAATTAAAAGGGGATGACACTGCCGACAAGGTGAACCATATCGTCAACTATTATATCGAAAAAGAGGGTTGGAGCCCGGAAAATTTTGTGATTTCCAGCTTCAAGTGGGATGAGCTCCGTACGATGAGGGAAAAGAACAAAGACATTCAAATCGCGGTTTTGACCGAAGATGACCCTATAGAGGCGATGCAAGTCGCCAAGGAACTGAACGCCGTGGCCATAAATCCCTATTTTAAACAATTGACCCAAGAGAATACAGCGGCAATGCAAGCAGCGGGATACAAAGTGTATACTTGGACAGTAAACGAACCTGCTGATATCCAAAAAATGATGGAGTTCGGGGTGGACGGTATTATCACCAACTTCCCGGAACGAGTGAACTGA
- a CDS encoding LacI family DNA-binding transcriptional regulator codes for MKAKITLKDIARELEVSISTVSKALKNSEEISRDTKEKVQAFAKLYNYKPNNIAISLKNKRTKNIGVVIPDIVHHFFTTVIRGIEKYANARGYNVIVCLSEESFDKEVINMEMLANGSIDGFIMSLSSQTQEKGDYNHLKEVTEQGIPVVLFDRITHEVECDKVIIDDELGAYQATNKFISQGKKRIALITTDDYLSVSKARTKGYWKALQDSELEADESMILKMPSMEMDEQAIKNFLNTKNPDAVLCVNEIFAVYSMRLVQQKGLRIPEDIAFIGFTDGVLSKYANPSLTVVAQHGEKMGEVSAQMLIDKVESEAEEETYQTKILEPTLVIRDSIAH; via the coding sequence TTGAAAGCAAAGATTACCCTTAAAGATATAGCCAGAGAACTCGAGGTGTCCATTTCCACGGTGTCCAAAGCATTGAAGAACAGCGAGGAAATCAGCAGGGATACCAAGGAAAAGGTACAGGCCTTTGCCAAACTCTACAATTACAAGCCCAATAACATAGCCATAAGTCTTAAAAACAAGCGTACCAAAAACATTGGTGTGGTTATCCCCGATATTGTGCATCATTTCTTTACCACAGTTATTCGTGGAATCGAAAAATACGCCAATGCACGGGGCTACAACGTGATTGTTTGTTTGTCCGAAGAATCTTTTGATAAAGAGGTCATCAATATGGAAATGTTGGCCAATGGCAGTATCGATGGCTTTATCATGTCGCTCTCTTCCCAAACACAGGAAAAAGGGGATTACAATCACTTAAAGGAAGTCACCGAGCAAGGTATTCCTGTGGTGTTGTTTGATAGGATCACTCATGAAGTGGAATGTGATAAGGTGATTATCGACGATGAACTAGGGGCTTACCAAGCTACCAACAAATTTATATCCCAAGGCAAAAAACGTATCGCCCTGATTACTACCGACGACTACTTGAGCGTAAGCAAGGCAAGGACCAAAGGCTATTGGAAGGCCTTGCAGGACAGTGAATTGGAGGCGGATGAATCCATGATCCTAAAAATGCCCTCCATGGAAATGGATGAACAGGCCATCAAAAACTTTTTAAATACCAAAAACCCGGATGCTGTGCTCTGTGTAAATGAAATATTTGCCGTTTACAGCATGCGATTGGTGCAGCAAAAAGGATTGCGTATTCCCGAGGATATCGCCTTTATCGGGTTTACCGATGGTGTTTTGTCCAAATATGCCAACCCCAGCCTCACTGTGGTGGCACAGCACGGTGAAAAAATGGGAGAGGTTTCTGCCCAAATGTTGATAGATAAGGTAGAAAGCGAAGCGGAGGAAGAGACCTATCAGACCAAAATATTGGAACCCACCTTGGTGATCCGTGATTCCATTGCACATTAA
- a CDS encoding SusC/RagA family TonB-linked outer membrane protein — protein sequence MKITLLRSFLMLGAFLCFGLVKAQTVSGTVSDANGPLPGASVLVKGTTNGTQTDFDGNYTLNDVGEDATIVFSYIGFQTQEIAVNGQSTINVTLTEDAQALDEVVIIGYGQTTVKDATGAVAAVTSEEFNGGVIASPEQLIQGKTAGVQITQASGEPGAGVNLRIRGSNSIRSNNNPLFVVDGIPLSGESTTPSGGDVINGSNATRNPLNFINPNDIESMSILKDASATAIYGSRGANGVVIITTKSGRAGSGGVWEFNSNLSISTPANEYDLFNRDEFLSATATERSQEIADAADFGFDTDWQDIITRTVASQNQNLSYSRNYGSGNVRATFSYSKQFGVIEKSAQERITGRINASQRFLDDKLRLTLQASLSRVNDDAPPISGGSGASGNLIGAAYSANPTWPSSPDFFLEGNQLNPANYLASWQSVTNTNRALINVSAEYDILDELTAKVSVGYDDSDADAITSISARANNFNRVTGNGQTAFNNLNATSQLLEATLNYKKDFDNSSLDVIVGYSFQDFRRRGFNSQGWQAPTQDLNAMGELLIDDVNSIRNSITGPYQQAGFAPNGTFVNSINPFEDTATLDITSGNYTSVWIDTFDNTDELQSYFARANYSLMDKFLFTATVRADGSSRFGGNNQYGYFPSGAFAWKLNEEDFIGDAFSTLKLRLGAGITGNQEGLGYANFLRRVRFGGPGITDSGDIIRPGAQTVAVQNPDLKWESTLDLNVGLDFGINMDRFSGSVDLYRKETRDLLFRQGAAAPAADPFVFKNLENGTVINQGVEVALNYDFVQTQDVTFSTSFNVAYNKNTVEGLNGITANFGALNGPGLTDAFAQRLGEGRSLFLLLHGRVF from the coding sequence ATGAAGATTACGCTACTACGAAGCTTTTTGATGCTCGGGGCATTTTTATGCTTTGGGTTGGTGAAGGCTCAAACAGTATCAGGTACCGTTTCTGATGCAAACGGACCGTTGCCAGGGGCAAGCGTATTGGTAAAAGGGACTACCAATGGTACGCAGACCGATTTTGACGGTAATTACACCCTTAACGATGTGGGAGAGGATGCTACGATAGTGTTTAGCTATATTGGTTTCCAAACCCAAGAGATTGCCGTAAATGGTCAATCTACCATTAATGTGACCTTGACCGAAGATGCGCAAGCTTTGGACGAAGTGGTAATCATTGGTTACGGCCAAACCACGGTCAAGGATGCGACCGGTGCGGTTGCTGCGGTAACTTCCGAAGAATTCAACGGAGGTGTGATCGCATCCCCAGAACAGTTGATTCAAGGTAAAACCGCGGGTGTTCAGATTACACAGGCCAGTGGTGAACCTGGTGCCGGGGTTAATCTTAGGATTAGGGGTTCCAACTCCATTCGTTCCAACAACAATCCGCTTTTCGTAGTGGACGGTATTCCACTTTCAGGGGAGTCAACAACTCCTTCAGGCGGTGACGTAATCAACGGTAGCAACGCTACAAGAAACCCATTGAACTTTATCAACCCGAACGATATCGAGAGCATGTCCATTTTGAAGGATGCTTCCGCTACGGCAATTTACGGATCTCGTGGTGCAAATGGTGTTGTAATCATTACCACTAAAAGTGGTAGAGCTGGTTCAGGTGGCGTTTGGGAATTCAACTCCAACTTGAGTATTTCCACACCTGCCAATGAGTATGACTTGTTCAATAGAGATGAGTTCTTGTCTGCAACTGCCACTGAAAGAAGTCAGGAAATTGCCGACGCTGCTGATTTCGGTTTCGATACAGATTGGCAAGACATCATCACAAGAACTGTTGCTTCACAAAACCAAAACCTTTCTTATTCCAGAAACTATGGTAGCGGTAACGTAAGAGCTACTTTCTCTTACAGCAAGCAATTTGGTGTGATTGAAAAATCTGCGCAAGAGCGTATCACAGGAAGAATCAATGCAAGCCAAAGGTTCTTGGACGATAAGTTGCGTTTGACCCTTCAAGCTTCGCTTTCCCGTGTGAACGATGATGCCCCACCAATTAGTGGTGGTTCTGGAGCTAGTGGTAACTTGATTGGTGCTGCCTACTCGGCTAACCCAACTTGGCCTTCAAGTCCAGATTTCTTTTTGGAAGGTAACCAGTTGAACCCAGCCAACTACTTGGCTAGCTGGCAATCTGTAACCAACACCAACCGTGCATTGATCAACGTTTCTGCAGAATACGATATTCTGGACGAGTTGACTGCCAAGGTAAGTGTAGGTTACGATGATTCGGATGCAGATGCGATTACTTCCATTTCCGCAAGAGCCAACAACTTTAACCGTGTTACTGGAAATGGTCAAACCGCTTTCAACAACTTGAACGCTACCAGCCAACTGTTGGAAGCTACCCTTAACTACAAAAAGGATTTCGACAATTCTTCTTTAGATGTTATTGTAGGTTATTCCTTCCAGGATTTCCGTAGAAGAGGATTCAACTCTCAAGGATGGCAAGCACCTACCCAAGACTTGAATGCTATGGGTGAGCTTTTGATCGACGATGTGAACAGCATCCGTAACAGCATCACTGGACCATACCAGCAAGCTGGGTTTGCTCCTAACGGCACTTTCGTAAACAGTATCAATCCTTTTGAGGATACAGCAACTTTGGATATTACCTCCGGTAACTACACCTCTGTTTGGATTGACACTTTCGATAATACAGACGAATTGCAATCTTATTTTGCAAGGGCGAATTATAGCTTGATGGACAAATTCTTATTTACGGCTACCGTAAGAGCGGATGGTTCTTCAAGATTTGGTGGAAACAATCAATATGGTTACTTCCCATCCGGTGCTTTTGCCTGGAAATTGAACGAGGAAGACTTTATTGGTGACGCTTTCTCCACCTTGAAATTGAGATTGGGTGCTGGTATCACCGGTAACCAAGAAGGTTTGGGTTATGCCAACTTCTTAAGAAGGGTACGTTTTGGAGGACCTGGTATCACTGACAGTGGTGACATCATTAGACCAGGTGCACAGACAGTAGCCGTACAGAACCCAGATTTGAAATGGGAGTCTACTTTGGATCTGAACGTTGGTTTGGATTTCGGTATAAATATGGATAGATTCAGTGGATCTGTTGACTTGTACCGTAAAGAAACAAGAGACCTATTGTTCAGACAAGGTGCTGCAGCCCCTGCTGCCGACCCATTCGTGTTCAAAAACCTAGAGAATGGCACAGTAATCAACCAAGGTGTTGAAGTCGCGTTGAACTATGACTTCGTTCAAACACAGGATGTAACATTCTCCACTTCCTTCAACGTAGCTTACAACAAGAACACCGTGGAAGGTTTGAATGGTATTACCGCTAACTTCGGTGCATTGAACGGACCTGGTCTTACCGATGCATTCGCGCAACGTTTGGGAGAAGGTAGATCTTTGTTTCTCCTTCTACATGGCCGAGTATTCTGA
- a CDS encoding RagB/SusD family nutrient uptake outer membrane protein: MRNILKQTNRYLALPLLAGVMLTSCTDLEVEPTDSLLAEGFTGIETAEAASSQVTAMYNDLYGYFGTQANLYALNEVTTDALLVPTRGSDWGDNGIWRQLHQHSWTPEHQYILGVWNEWNGLQLQASEVLDSRSASSTEAVGHAAFIRGLSMFIILDNFGQVPYRDTESADPLGDPDVLTGEDAVSFILSDLDTAISNLPTSSAGDDNSRATKAAARYLKAKVLLNRHIYNGSGTPDSADMSEVISLVDGIEGDGYELADNYFDIFVPGGDTETIFYVQASAGARIFNTLHYNSTELGGGGWNGFSTLAEFYDLFEGDANSNRGLNDGTLQDGQETRRGFVPPSGIAFDGSYGTDENSDGIVDGSNVGFGFLIGQQYGPNGAALEDRNGSPLSFTREFVSAVDGQPSLVDNNEVTGIRVIKYNPRDGAFANHIIFFRYSDAYLMKAEAMMRSGGDPTAMINELRTLRGAAPLGTVTEQDLLDERARELYTEGWRRNDLIRFGQYTKDWDFKEADAVGNPDRQLFPIPSAQLILNPNLVQNPGY, from the coding sequence ATGAGAAATATTTTAAAACAAACGAACAGATATTTGGCACTTCCCTTGCTAGCAGGTGTCATGCTGACTTCCTGTACCGATTTGGAAGTAGAGCCAACTGATTCATTACTGGCGGAGGGTTTCACGGGAATTGAAACCGCTGAGGCCGCATCCAGCCAGGTGACTGCAATGTACAACGATTTGTATGGCTATTTTGGCACGCAGGCTAACCTGTATGCATTGAATGAAGTAACCACAGACGCCCTTTTGGTACCCACCAGAGGTTCTGACTGGGGTGATAATGGAATTTGGAGACAGTTGCACCAGCATTCCTGGACTCCTGAGCACCAATATATTTTAGGTGTTTGGAACGAATGGAACGGGTTGCAATTGCAGGCCAGCGAAGTTTTGGATTCTAGATCAGCTTCCTCAACCGAAGCGGTTGGTCATGCTGCCTTCATCAGAGGACTGTCCATGTTCATTATCTTGGACAACTTTGGACAAGTACCTTACAGGGACACTGAGTCTGCAGACCCATTGGGAGATCCAGATGTTTTGACGGGTGAGGACGCTGTATCCTTTATTTTGAGTGATTTGGATACTGCTATCTCCAATCTGCCAACATCATCTGCTGGTGACGACAATTCAAGAGCTACCAAGGCTGCCGCTAGATACTTAAAAGCAAAAGTGCTTTTGAACAGACATATCTACAATGGATCAGGAACTCCTGATTCCGCTGATATGAGTGAAGTTATCTCTTTGGTAGATGGTATTGAAGGCGATGGCTATGAGTTGGCTGACAATTACTTCGACATCTTTGTACCAGGAGGTGACACTGAAACTATTTTTTACGTACAGGCTTCCGCAGGTGCTAGAATTTTCAACACTTTGCACTATAACTCTACCGAGTTAGGTGGTGGTGGTTGGAATGGTTTCAGCACCTTGGCAGAGTTTTACGACTTGTTCGAAGGAGATGCCAACAGCAACAGAGGCCTTAACGATGGCACCTTGCAGGATGGTCAAGAAACCCGTAGAGGATTTGTTCCTCCAAGCGGAATTGCCTTTGACGGATCTTACGGTACTGACGAAAACAGCGATGGTATCGTTGACGGTTCCAATGTTGGTTTCGGATTCTTGATTGGACAACAATATGGACCCAACGGTGCTGCACTTGAAGACAGAAATGGTAGCCCGTTGAGTTTTACCCGAGAATTTGTTAGTGCTGTAGACGGACAACCAAGCTTGGTTGACAACAACGAAGTAACGGGTATCCGTGTGATCAAGTACAACCCAAGGGATGGTGCTTTCGCTAACCATATCATCTTCTTCAGATATTCAGATGCGTATTTGATGAAAGCCGAAGCTATGATGAGAAGTGGTGGTGACCCAACCGCTATGATCAATGAGTTGAGAACCCTTAGGGGAGCTGCTCCTCTTGGAACAGTTACAGAGCAAGATCTTTTGGATGAAAGAGCTCGTGAGCTGTACACTGAAGGTTGGAGAAGAAACGATTTGATTCGCTTTGGGCAGTACACCAAAGATTGGGACTTCAAAGAAGCTGACGCTGTGGGCAACCCAGATCGTCAATTGTTCCCAATTCCATCTGCACAACTTATTCTTAATCCTAACTTGGTGCAGAACCCAGGATACTAG
- a CDS encoding FG-GAP-like repeat-containing protein: protein MKKEMKGQFWILFGVLTTLISCGTQQQETLFVLKEAKQTGITFSNSLKQTPELNILNYLYFYNGAGVASGDFNSDGLPDLYFTSNQGEDKLYLNQGNFKFKDVTKESNLRNNDGWTTGVTHADVNNDGLLDIYVCKVGDHGIIRGQNLLYINQGNNAKGIPTFKEEAQKYGLDFIGYATQAAFFDYDLDGDLDMYLLNHSVNPNRSYGKGAKRKIVDSMSGDILFENQNGAFIDVSKKAGIFQGTIGYGLGLAISDINNDGYPDIYIGNDFFENDYLYINQKDGTFRETISENDQKLGHTTHFSMGNDIADINNDGLSDILSLDMLPEDLETYKTSGLEYAYPVYQQFLKNGFAPQYMQNTLHLNLDGENFGEIANLSGIDATEWSWGALFADYDNDGFKDLFISNGIQGVTNNMDYINYISNEEIQRNIETGLSDKDMELIDRLPKKKVQNYFYKNNGGAHFNNVTKTWGPQIDSYSNGCVYTDLDNDGDLDIVVNNVNQEAFVMENTLSEGNFIKMAFKGSEKNTFGIGTKVILFHQKGKSVQENIPTRGFMSAKDNTLTFGVGYDSIIDSLHVVWPSGKFETLKNVKANQLLKVDHSNASGNYYEKPVKKKQLHYNPSSRNLNFVHKEYPTLDFDRNPLVPFAHSNEGPSVSVADINNDGLDDVFISGGKKQGSKLYLQDQQGNYNDHQPELFEEDAIAEDVDQVFVDVDNDMDLDIVVVSGGNEFTSGNPLQPRLYRNNEGILEKDNNAFHQIEINAAKVDAVDIDNDGDMDLMISSNAVSTKFGEKSQQYLLENNGKGKFQNITASFAPELQNLGNIKDFVWQDLDGNGYIDLIAAGHWNPISIFLNDGKTLSLQKNNGLDNTHGWWNTLELADFDNDGDLDILAGNWGLNTKFDASVEKPITLYINDFDDNGSIETVVTHFHGDRETAFASKDELAKQMPSLNKKFLFYEDFAKASLDELFGKDKLNEAIQRKVYLLSTSYFENDGNNNFTLRTLPHLVQSSSVNDIQLVKNDQGKINEILMVGNNFEISTQLGRLDASHGFLLQNDDSGNISWERSLGISGAARKIAKINNNGNEEFIITMNNAAPIFLVKKER from the coding sequence TTGAAGAAAGAAATGAAAGGACAGTTCTGGATACTTTTTGGAGTCTTGACGACCTTAATAAGCTGCGGTACCCAACAACAGGAGACTCTTTTTGTGTTGAAAGAAGCCAAGCAAACAGGTATCACTTTCAGCAATAGCCTAAAACAAACTCCTGAACTTAATATTCTCAACTACCTTTATTTTTATAATGGCGCTGGGGTCGCTTCTGGCGATTTCAATAGCGATGGACTGCCCGACCTATACTTCACCTCCAATCAAGGGGAAGACAAACTATACCTCAATCAAGGTAATTTTAAATTCAAGGATGTTACCAAGGAATCCAACCTAAGGAATAATGATGGATGGACCACTGGGGTAACCCATGCCGATGTCAACAATGACGGTTTACTGGATATTTACGTCTGCAAAGTTGGAGATCATGGCATTATTCGTGGGCAAAACCTACTATACATCAATCAAGGGAACAACGCAAAAGGTATCCCAACATTTAAGGAAGAAGCCCAAAAATATGGTCTGGACTTTATAGGCTATGCTACCCAAGCTGCCTTTTTCGATTACGACTTGGACGGTGATCTGGACATGTACCTCCTTAACCACTCCGTAAACCCCAATCGTTCCTACGGAAAAGGGGCCAAAAGAAAAATCGTCGATTCCATGTCGGGCGATATCCTTTTTGAAAATCAAAATGGAGCTTTTATCGATGTATCCAAGAAAGCCGGTATCTTCCAAGGAACCATCGGGTATGGACTTGGGCTTGCCATAAGCGACATCAATAACGACGGTTATCCCGACATTTATATCGGTAACGACTTTTTTGAAAATGACTACCTCTACATCAACCAAAAGGATGGCACCTTTAGGGAAACCATCTCCGAGAACGACCAGAAGCTAGGACATACCACCCACTTTTCCATGGGGAACGATATTGCCGATATCAACAACGATGGCCTTTCCGACATTCTTTCGTTGGATATGCTTCCCGAAGACTTGGAAACGTATAAAACATCTGGGTTGGAATACGCCTATCCAGTGTACCAACAGTTCTTAAAAAATGGTTTCGCTCCCCAGTACATGCAAAACACCCTTCACTTGAATCTGGATGGGGAAAATTTTGGGGAAATTGCCAACCTGAGCGGAATCGACGCCACGGAATGGTCCTGGGGCGCCCTATTTGCCGATTACGACAACGACGGGTTCAAGGACCTATTCATTTCCAACGGCATACAGGGCGTAACCAATAACATGGATTATATCAACTATATATCCAATGAAGAAATCCAACGAAACATTGAAACAGGGCTATCGGACAAGGACATGGAACTGATTGACCGGTTGCCCAAAAAGAAAGTGCAGAACTATTTTTATAAAAACAACGGCGGGGCTCATTTCAATAATGTCACCAAAACGTGGGGGCCTCAGATAGATTCCTATAGCAATGGATGCGTATATACCGATCTGGACAATGATGGGGATCTTGATATTGTAGTGAACAATGTCAACCAAGAAGCTTTTGTGATGGAAAACACCCTAAGCGAGGGGAATTTCATCAAAATGGCCTTTAAAGGAAGTGAAAAAAATACCTTTGGTATAGGCACCAAGGTTATTCTGTTTCATCAAAAAGGAAAATCGGTTCAAGAAAACATCCCAACACGCGGCTTTATGTCCGCAAAGGACAATACCTTAACCTTTGGTGTTGGCTACGATTCCATAATTGATTCGCTCCATGTGGTTTGGCCATCAGGAAAGTTTGAAACGCTCAAAAACGTAAAAGCCAATCAACTTTTAAAAGTTGACCATTCCAATGCCAGTGGCAATTATTACGAAAAACCCGTTAAAAAAAAGCAACTACATTATAATCCGTCCTCACGGAACCTCAATTTTGTGCACAAGGAATACCCCACCTTGGACTTTGATCGGAATCCATTGGTTCCATTTGCCCATTCAAATGAGGGACCTTCGGTAAGCGTAGCCGATATCAATAATGACGGATTGGACGACGTCTTTATTTCTGGAGGCAAAAAACAGGGTTCCAAACTATATCTTCAGGATCAACAGGGAAACTACAACGACCATCAACCAGAACTCTTTGAAGAAGATGCCATAGCAGAGGACGTTGACCAAGTATTTGTGGACGTAGACAACGATATGGACCTCGATATTGTGGTGGTAAGCGGCGGAAACGAGTTTACAAGCGGCAACCCATTACAGCCGAGATTGTATCGCAACAATGAAGGGATACTGGAGAAAGACAACAACGCCTTCCATCAAATAGAAATCAACGCCGCTAAGGTCGATGCTGTGGATATAGACAATGATGGCGACATGGACCTTATGATTTCATCCAATGCGGTTTCGACCAAATTTGGGGAGAAAAGCCAACAATACCTCCTCGAAAATAACGGTAAGGGCAAATTCCAAAACATCACCGCTTCATTCGCTCCGGAATTACAAAATTTAGGCAACATTAAAGACTTTGTTTGGCAAGATTTGGACGGAAATGGCTATATAGATCTTATTGCCGCAGGGCACTGGAATCCCATCTCTATCTTTTTGAACGATGGCAAAACACTATCCCTCCAAAAAAATAATGGACTCGACAACACCCATGGTTGGTGGAACACACTAGAGCTTGCAGATTTTGACAACGATGGCGATCTGGACATACTGGCCGGAAACTGGGGCCTAAACACCAAATTTGACGCTTCCGTTGAAAAACCAATCACTTTGTACATCAACGATTTTGATGACAATGGGTCTATTGAGACTGTTGTGACCCATTTTCATGGGGACCGGGAGACTGCCTTTGCCTCAAAGGATGAGTTGGCCAAACAAATGCCCTCTTTGAACAAAAAATTCCTGTTTTACGAAGACTTTGCCAAAGCATCCTTGGATGAACTCTTTGGAAAAGACAAATTGAATGAAGCCATCCAAAGAAAAGTATATCTGCTAAGCACCTCCTATTTTGAGAATGATGGCAATAACAACTTTACCCTAAGAACATTGCCGCATTTGGTACAGTCATCTTCGGTAAACGATATACAGTTGGTAAAAAACGATCAAGGAAAGATTAATGAAATATTAATGGTGGGCAATAATTTTGAGATAAGCACTCAACTTGGTAGATTGGATGCTTCACACGGATTTTTGTTGCAGAATGACGACAGCGGGAACATTAGCTGGGAGCGTAGTCTGGGCATTTCCGGTGCAGCCAGAAAAATTGCAAAAATAAACAACAATGGGAACGAAGAATTCATCATTACGATGAACAATGCTGCTCCCATTTTTTTGGTTAAAAAAGAACGTTAG